A genomic stretch from Mus pahari chromosome 6, PAHARI_EIJ_v1.1, whole genome shotgun sequence includes:
- the Chd5 gene encoding chromodomain-helicase-DNA-binding protein 5 isoform X3, producing the protein MRGPLGTEEELPRLFAEEMENEEEMSEEEDGGLEGFEDFFPAEPVSLPKKKPKKLKESKSSKGKRKKKEGSNDEMSENEEDLEEKSESEGSDYSPTKKKKKKLKEKKEKKAKRKKRDEDDDGNDDGGLKEPKSSGQLMAEWGLDDVDYLFSEDDYHTLTNYKAFSQFLRPLIAKKNPKIPMSKMMTVLGAKWREFSANNPFKGSSAAAAAAAVAAAVETVTIAPPLAISPQQVPQTLPVRKAKTKEGKGPGVRKKNKGAKDSKKKGRGKRVAGLKFRFGGISKRKKGSSSEEDEREDSDLDNASIHSSSVRSECSAALGKKNKRRRKKKRIDDGDGYETDHQDYCEVCQQGGEIILCDTCPRAYHLVCLDPELEKAPEGKWSCPHCEKEGIQWEPKDDDEEEEEGGCEEEEDDHMEFCRACKDGGELLCCDACPSSYHLHCLNPPLPEIPNGEWLCPRCTCPPLKGKVQRILHWRWTEPPAPFVVGLPGPEVEPGMPPPRPLEGIPEREFFVKWAGLSYWHCSWVKELQLELYHTVMYRNYQRKNDMDEPPPFDYGSGDEDGKSEKRKNKDPLYAKMEERFYRYGIKPEWMMVHRILNHSFDKKGDIHYLIKWKDLPYDQCTWEIDEIDIPYYDNLKQAYWGHRELMLGEDARLPKRLVKKGKKLKDDKQEKPPDTPIVDPTVKFDKQPWYIDATGGTLHPYQLEGLNWLRFSWAQGTDTILADEMGLGKTVQTIVFLYSLYKEGHSKGPYLVSAPLSTIINWEREFEMWAPDFYVVTYTGDKESRSVIRENEFSFEDNAIRGGKKVFRMKKEVQIKFHVLLTSYELITIDQAILGSIEWACLVVDEAHRLKNNQSKFFRVLNSYKIDYKLLLTGTPLQNNLEELFHLLNFLTPERFNNLEGFLEEFADISKEDQIKKLHDLLGPHMLRRLKADVFKNMPAKTELIVRVELSQMQKKYYKFILTRNFEALNSKGGGNQVSLLNIMMDLKKCCNHPYLFPVAAVEAPVLPNGSYDGSSLVKSSGKLMLLQKMLKKLRDEGHRVLIFSQMTKMLDLLEDFLEYEGYKYERIDGGITGGLRQEAIDRFNAPGAQQFCFLLSTRAGGLGINLATADTVIIYDSDWNPHNDIQAFSRAHRIGQNKKVMIYRFVTRASVEERITQVAKRKMMLTHLVVRPGLGSKSGSMTKQELDDILKFGTEELFKDDVEGMMSQGQRPTTPIPDVQSTKGGSLATGAKKKHGSTPPGDNKDVEDSSVIHYDDAAISKLLDRNQDATDDTELQNMNEYLSSFKVAQYVVREEDGVEEVEREVIKQEENVDPDYWEKLLRHHYEQQQEDLARNLGKGKRIRKQVNYNDASQEDQEWQDELSDNQSEYSIGSEDEDEDFEERAEGQSGRRQSRRQLKSDRDKPLPPLLARVGGNIEVLGFNARQRKAFLNAIMRWGMPPQDAFNSHWLVRDLRGKSEKEFRAYVSLFMRHLCEPGADGAETFADGVPREGLSRQHVLTRIGVMSLVRKKVQEFEHVNGKYSTPDLVPEGPEGKKPGEVISSDPNTPVPASPAQLPPAPLGLPDKMEAQLGYTDEKESGMQKPKKSLEIQALPTALDRVEGEDKHQNSDSKDRAREERTEEVEKAQGSPEQSLKEEVLPDKEPIPDKPELSLSHSGDFRPDDPKAEEKEPGETQQNGDREEDEEGKKEDKNGKFKFMFNIADGGFTELHTLWQNEERAAVSSGKIYEIWHRRHDYWLLAGIVTHGYARWQDIQNDPRYMILNEPFKSEIHKGNYLEMKNKFLARRFKLLEQALVIEEQLRRAAYLNMTQDPNHPAMALNARLAEVECLAESHQHLSKESLAGNKPANAVLHKVLNQLEELLSDMKADVTRLPSMLSRIPPVAARLQMSERSILSRLTNRAGDPTIQQGAFGSSQMYNSSFGPNFRGPGPGGIVNYNQMPLGPYVTDI; encoded by the exons GGGAGCAATGACGAGATGTCAGAAAATGAGGAggatctggaagagaagtcagagaGCGAAGGTAGCGACTACTCCCccaccaagaagaagaagaagaagctgaaggagaagaaggagaagaaggccaAGCGGAAAAAGAGGGATGAGGACGACGATGGTAACGATGACGGAGGCTTGAAG GAGCCCAAGTCCTCGGGACAGCTCATGGCGGAGTGGGGGCTCGACGACGTGGACTACCTGTTCTCTGAGGATGACTACCACACACTGACCAACTACAAAGCCTTCAGCCAGTTCCTCCG GCCGCTTATTGCCAAGAAGAACCCGAAGATCCCCATGTCCAAAATGATGACTGTCCTGGGGGCCAAGTGGCGAGAATTCAGCGCCAACAACCCGTTTAAGGGTAGCTCGGCAGCCGCGGCTGCGGCGGCCGTGGCCGCGGCCGTGGAGACGGTGACCATTGCTCCTCCCTTGGCCATCAGTCCCCAGCAAGTGCCCCAGACTCTGCCCGTACGCAAGGCCAAGACCAAAGAGGGCAAGG GGCCTGGAGTGAGGAAGAAGAACAAAGGCGCCAAAGATTCCAAGAAAAAGGGCAGGGGCAAGAGAGTGGCAGGGCTCAAGTTCCGCTTCGGAGGGATCAGCAAGAGGAAGAAGGGTTCCTcg AGCGAGGAGGATGAACGGGAGGACTCAGATTTGGACAATGCCAGCATCCACAGCTCTTCTGTGCGTTCTGAGTGCTCTGCAGCTCTGGGCAAGAAGAACAAGAGGCGGCGCAAGAAGAAGAGGA TTGACGATGGTGATGGCTATGAGACGGACCATCAGGACTACTGTGAGGTGTGCCAGCAGGGAGGCGAGATCATTCTCTGTGACACCTGCCCGAGGGCGTATCACCTGGTCTGCCTGGACCCGGAGCTGGAGAAGGCTCCAGAGGGCAAGTGGAGCTGCCCACACTGT GAGAAGGAGGGGATCCAGTGGGAGCCGAaggatgatgatgaagaggaggaggagggcggctgcgaggaggaggaggatgaccacATGGAGTTCTGCCGCGCGTGCAAGGACGGTGGCGAGCTCCTGTGCTGTGATGCCTGTCCTTCTTCCTACCACTTGCACTGCCTCAACCCGCCGCTGCCCGAGATCCCGAACGGCGAATGGCTCTGCCCGCGCTGTACA TGTCCCCCGCTGAAGGGCAAAGTTCAGCGGATCCTACACTGGAGGTGGACGGAACCCCCGGCTCCATTTGTGGTGGGTCTGCCAGGACCAGAGGTGGAGCCAGGCATGCCCCCGCCCAGGCCTCTGGAGGGCATTCCTGAGAGAGAGTTCTTTGTCAAGTGGGCTGGTCTCTCCTACTGGCACTGCTCCTGGGTGAAGGAGCTACAG TTGGAGCTGTACCACACCGTGATGTATCGCAACTACCAAAGAAAGAATGACATGGACGAACCGCCGCCCTTTGATTACGGCTCTGGTGATGAGGATGGTAAGagtgagaaaaggaagaacaaggaCCCTCTCTACGCCAAGATGGAGGAACGCTTCTACCGCTACGGCATCAAGCCCGAGTGGATGATGGTCCACCGCATCCTGAACCACAG CTTTGACAAGAAGGGGGACATACATTACCTGATCAAGTGGAAGGACCTGCCCTATGACCAGTGCACTTGGGAGATTGATGAGATCGACATTCCCTACTATGACAACCTGAAGCAGGCCTACTGGGGCCACAG GGAGCTGATGCTGGGGGAAGATGCCAGGCTGCCCAAGCGGCTGGTGAAGAAGGGCAAGAAGCTGAAGGACGATAAACAAGAGAAGCCACCCGATACACCCATTGTGGAC CCCACAGTCAAGTTCGACAAGCAGCCGTGGTACATCGACGCCACAGGAGGCACGCTGCACCCTTACCAGCTGGAGGGCCTTAACTGGTTACGCTTCTCCTGGGCCCAGGGCACCGACACTATCCTGGCTGACGAGATGGGTTTGGGGAAGACAGTACAGACCATTGTGTTTCTCTATTCTCTGTACAAGGAG GGCCACTCCAAGGGGCCTTACCTGGTCAGTGCGCCCCTGTCCACCATCATCAACTGGGAACGGGAGTTTGAGATGTGGGCGCCTGACTTTTATGTGGTCACCTACACGGGGGACAAGGAGAGCCGCTCTGTGATCCGTGAGAACGAGTTTTCCTTTGAGGACAACGCCATTCGCGGTGGGAAGAAAGTATTCCGCATGAAG AAGGAAGTGCAGATCAAATTCCATGTGTTGCTCACCTCTTATGAGCTCATCACTATTGACCAAGCCATCCTGGGCTCCATCGAGTGGGCCTGCCTCGTGGTGGACGAGGCTCACCGGCTCAAGAACAACCAGTCCAAG TTCTTTAGGGTCTTGAATAGCTACAAGATCGACTACAAGCTGCTGCTGACAGGGACCCCCCTCCAGAACAACCTGGAGGAGCTGTTCCATCTCCTCAACTTCCTGACTCCAGAGAGGTTCAA CAATCTGGAAGGCTTCTTAGAGGAGTTTGCCGACATCTCCAAGGAAGATCAGATCAAAAAGCTGCATGATCTGTTGGGGCCGCACATGCTTCGGCGGCTCAAGGCCGACGTGTTCAAGAACATGCCGGCTAAGACGGAGCTGATTGTCCGAGTGGAACTGAGCCAGATGCAGAA GAAGTACTACAAGTTCATCCTGACACGGAACTTTGAGGCGCTCAATTCCAAGGGGGGTGGCAACCAGGTGTCTCTGCTCAATATCATGATGGATCTGAAGAAGTGCTGCAACCATCCGTACCTCTTCCCTGTGGCGGCCGTG GAGGCCCCCGTATTGCCCAATGGCTCCTACGATGGCAGCTCCCTGGTCAAGTCTTCAGGAAAGCTCATGCTGTTGCAGAAGATGCTCAAGAAGCTGCGGGATGAAGGGCACCGAGTGCTGATCTTCTCCCAG atgACCAAGATGTTGGACCTCTTGGAGGACTTTCTGGAGTACGAGGGCTACAAATATGAGAGGATCGACGGGGGCATCACTGGGGGCCTCCGGCAAGAGGCCATTGACAGATTCAATG CTCCTGGGGCCCAACAGTTCTGCTTCCTGCTCTCCACGCGTGCCGGTGGCCTGGGCATCAATCTGGCCACAGCAGACACGGTCATCATCTATGACTCGGACTGGAACCCCCATAATGACATCCAG gccttcAGCCGTGCTCACCGCATCGGGCAGAACAAGAAGGTCATGATCTACCGCTTCGTGACACGGGCCTCCGTGGAGGAGCGAATCACTCAGGTGGCCAAGCGTAAGATGATGCTCACGCACTTGGTGGTACGGCCTGGCCTGGGCTCCAAGTCGGGCTCCATGACCAAGCAGGAACTGGATGACATCCTTAAGTTCGGGACAGAGGAGCTTTTCAAGGACGATGTGGAAG gcATGATGTCCCAGGGCCAGAGGCCTACCACACCCATCCCTGATGTACAGTCTACCAAGGGTGGATCTCTGGCCACCGGCGCAAAGAAAAAGCACGGCAGCACCCCGCCAG GTGATAACAAAGATGTAGAAGACAGCAGTGTGATCCATTATGATGACGCAGCCATATCCAAGCTGCTGGATCGGAACCAGGACGCCACGGATGACACCGAGCTGCAGAACATGAATGAGTACCTGAGCTCCTTCAAGGTGGCACAGTATGTGGTCCGTGAGGAAGATGGCGTG gaggaggtagagagggaggTGATCAAGCAGGAGGAGAACGTGGACCCTGACTACTGGGAGAAGCTGTTGCGCCATCATTATGAACAGCAACAGGAAGACTTGGCCCGCAACCTGGGCAAGGGCAAGCGCATCCGCAAGCAGGTCAACTACAACGACGCCTCCCAGGAGGACCAGG AGTGGCAGGATGAGCTCTCGGACAACCAGTCGGAGTATTCCATCGGTTCTGAGGATGAGGACGAGGACTTTGAGGAGAGAGCAGAAGGGCAGA GTGGACGACGACAATCCCGGAGGCAGCTGAAGAGCGACAGGGACAagcccctgcctcctcttctggctcGGGTTGGAGGCAACATTGAG GTTCTGGGCTTCAATGCCAGACAGAGGAAGGCTTTTTTGAACGCCATCATGCGCTGGGGTATGCCCCCTCAGGATGCCTTCAACTCCCACTGGCTGGTGCGGGACCTTCGTGGGAAGAGTGAGAAGGAATTTAG ggcctATGTATCACTCTTCATGCGCCACCTGTGTGAGCCGGGCGCAGACGGTGCGGAGACCTTCGCAGACGGCGTGCCCCGCGAGGGCCTGTCTAGGCAGCACGTGCTCACGCGTATTGGGGTCATGTCGCTGGTTAGGAAGAAG GTGCAGGAGTTTGAGCATGTCAACGGCAAGTACAGCACCCCAGACCTGGTCCCTGAGGGGCCTGAGGGCAAGAAGCCAGGCGAGGTCATCTCCTCAGACCCCAACACGCCCGTGCCTGCCAGCCCTGCACAGCTCCCACCGGCCCCACTGGGCCTGCCAG ACAAAATGGAAGCCCAGCTGGGCTACACAGATGAGAAGGAGTCAGGCATGCAGAAGCCAAAGAAGTCCCTGGAAATCCAG GCCCTGCCAACTGCCCTGGACAGAGTAGAGGGTGAAGACAAACATCAGAACTCAGACAGCAAGGACAGGGCTcgggaggagaggacagaagaggtgGAGAAGGCCCAGGGGTCTCCGGAGCAGTCACTGAAAG AGGAAGTGCTGCCAGACAAGGAGCCAATCCCAGACAAGCCGGAGCTGAGCCTGAGTCACAGCGGGGATTTCAGGCCAG atgACCCCAAGGCTGAGGAGAAGGAGCCCGGGGAGACTCAGCAAAACGGCGACAGAGAGGAAGACGAGGAGGgcaagaaagaagacaagaacGGGAAATTCAAATTCATGTTCAACATTGCGGATGGCGGTTTCACAG AGCTGCACACTCTGTGGCAGAACGAGGAACGGGCGGCTGTGTCCTCCGGGAAAATCTACGAAATCTGGCACCGCCGTCATGACTACTGGCTGCTGGCAGGCATTGTGAC GCATGGCTATGCCCGCTGGCAGGACATTCAGAATGACCCGAGATACATGATCCTAAATGAACCTTTCAAGTCTGAGATCCACAAGGGCAactacttggagatgaagaacaAGTTTTTGGCCCGTAGGTTCAAG ctgcTGGAGCAGGCGCTGGTGATCGAGGAGCAGCTCCGGAGGGCAGCGTACCTCAACATGACCCAGGATCCCAACCACCCAGCCATGGCGCTCAATGCTCGCCTGGCAGAGGTGGAGTGCCTTGCTGAGAGCCACCAGCACCTATCCAAGGAGTCCCTCGCCGGGAACAAGCCTGCCAACGCCGTCCTGCACAAAG TCCTGAACCAGCTGGAGGAGCTGCTGAGTGACATGAAAGCCGACGTGACACGCTTGCCCTCCATGTTGTCACGCATCCCCCCGGTGGCCGCCCGCCTGCAGATGTCTGAACGCAGCATCCTGAGTCGCCTGACCAACCGAGCCGGTGACCCCACCATCCAGCAG GGCGCTTTCGGCTCCTCTCAGATGTACAACAGCAGCTTTGGGCCCAACTTCCGGGGCCCTGGACCGGGAGGGATTGTCAACTACAACCAGATGCCCCTGGGGCCCTATGTGACTG ACATCTAG